Proteins co-encoded in one Haloarcula sp. DT43 genomic window:
- a CDS encoding CPBP family intramembrane glutamic endopeptidase: MPEWAAFVGLTGFLLTALLALARLSQGAVRPDGGVSSAVDGVAVPDGDMTIPRFETRQAAAERERLTERLAPADVSTGALLANVAFTQGLFGVLLVAGAFYFEIPAGAFGVTADALSTGLPAVAVGVGAGIGFWLGNEAAAALADGFGVTFDESLRELLAPDSAGGWVVLLGVVLPVIAVVEELLFRAAAIGVPVAGLGAPAAGMAVVASVAFALGHGAQGRAGIVVTGTLGLALAGLFVLTDSLLAVVVAHYLVNALELLVHEGLGVGRLWA, encoded by the coding sequence ATGCCCGAGTGGGCCGCGTTCGTCGGCCTGACGGGATTCCTTTTAACAGCGCTACTCGCTCTCGCACGTCTCTCACAGGGAGCCGTGCGGCCCGACGGCGGCGTCTCGTCGGCGGTCGACGGCGTCGCCGTGCCCGACGGAGACATGACCATCCCGCGTTTCGAGACGCGCCAGGCGGCGGCCGAGCGAGAGCGACTGACCGAGCGACTCGCACCGGCGGACGTGTCGACGGGCGCTCTGCTCGCCAACGTCGCGTTCACGCAGGGGCTGTTCGGCGTCCTGCTGGTGGCCGGCGCGTTCTACTTCGAGATTCCGGCGGGCGCGTTCGGCGTCACCGCCGACGCGCTCTCGACCGGGCTGCCGGCAGTGGCCGTCGGCGTCGGCGCGGGCATCGGCTTCTGGCTCGGGAACGAGGCCGCCGCCGCGCTGGCCGACGGCTTCGGCGTCACCTTCGACGAGTCCCTGCGGGAACTGCTGGCCCCGGACTCGGCCGGCGGCTGGGTCGTCCTGCTGGGCGTCGTCCTACCGGTCATCGCGGTCGTCGAGGAACTGCTCTTCCGGGCGGCGGCTATCGGCGTCCCCGTCGCGGGGCTGGGCGCGCCGGCGGCGGGAATGGCCGTCGTCGCCTCCGTCGCCTTCGCGCTGGGCCACGGCGCACAGGGCCGGGCGGGCATCGTCGTCACCGGGACGCTGGGGCTGGCGCTCGCGGGGCTGTTCGTCCTCACGGACAGCCTGCTGGCCGTCGTCGTCGCCCACTACCTTGTCAACGCCCTCGAACTGCTCGTCCACGAGGGGCTGGGCGTCGGCCGGCTCTGGGCCTAG
- a CDS encoding nicotinamide-nucleotide adenylyltransferase encodes MRGFYIGRFQPYHNGHHSMVERISEEVDELVLGIGSADDSHTTHDPFTAGERIMMITKAVAEYDLTTYVVPLEDINRNAVWVSHVESMCPDFDVAYSNNPLVVRLFEEAGIEVRQSPMFDRDRLEGSEIRQRMIDDESWRDRVPPSVVEVIEEIHGIKRLQHVSDSDSLERYAAADESVEKSIEDLDD; translated from the coding sequence ATGCGTGGGTTCTACATCGGTCGCTTCCAGCCCTACCACAACGGCCACCACTCGATGGTCGAGCGCATCTCGGAGGAGGTCGACGAACTCGTCCTCGGCATCGGGAGCGCCGACGATTCACACACCACACACGACCCTTTTACCGCCGGTGAGCGGATTATGATGATAACGAAGGCCGTCGCGGAGTACGACCTGACGACGTACGTCGTCCCCCTCGAAGACATCAACCGCAACGCAGTCTGGGTGAGTCACGTCGAGAGCATGTGTCCGGACTTCGACGTGGCCTACTCGAACAACCCGCTGGTCGTCCGCCTGTTCGAGGAGGCCGGCATCGAGGTCCGCCAGTCGCCGATGTTCGACCGCGACCGGCTGGAGGGCAGCGAAATCCGCCAGCGCATGATAGACGACGAGTCCTGGCGCGACCGCGTCCCGCCGTCGGTCGTCGAGGTCATCGAGGAGATTCACGGCATCAAGCGCCTGCAGCACGTCTCCGACAGCGACTCGCTCGAACGGTACGCCGCCGCCGACGAGTCGGTCGAGAAGTCCATCGAAGACCTCGACGACTGA
- a CDS encoding deoxyhypusine synthase gives MSDHTDERETFHHDPIGHAEARAGMTVGELADSYGEAGIGASDIHEAVDVYSEMLDDDVTTFFGLAGAMVPTGMRAIVSELVRDGHIDVLVTTGANCTHDTIEAIGGKHHHGDVTPEGRTEREHDETLRDEGVDRIYNVYLPQEHFALFEDHLREEVFGPLEGESPVSIQRLTEELGRANSEVNEREDVSEDAGVLAAAYENDVPVYCPAFQDSVLGLQAWMYSQTSEFTVDALADMTSITDIAYEADSAGAMLVGGGVPKNYVLQTMLVSPDAYDYAVQLTMDSSNTGGLSGATLEEARSWGKLEKDARNVSVYADATITLPLVVAAARERAGE, from the coding sequence ATGAGTGACCACACCGACGAGCGGGAGACGTTCCACCACGACCCTATCGGCCACGCGGAAGCCCGGGCCGGCATGACGGTCGGCGAACTGGCTGACAGCTACGGCGAGGCCGGCATCGGCGCGAGCGACATCCACGAGGCCGTCGATGTCTACAGCGAGATGCTGGACGACGACGTGACGACCTTCTTCGGACTCGCCGGCGCGATGGTTCCGACGGGGATGCGGGCTATCGTGAGCGAACTCGTCCGCGACGGCCACATCGACGTGCTCGTCACCACCGGCGCGAACTGCACCCACGACACCATCGAGGCCATCGGCGGCAAGCACCACCACGGCGATGTCACGCCGGAGGGGCGAACGGAGCGCGAACACGACGAGACGCTCCGGGACGAGGGCGTCGACCGCATCTACAACGTCTACCTGCCACAGGAACACTTCGCGCTGTTCGAGGACCACCTCCGCGAGGAGGTGTTCGGCCCGCTCGAAGGCGAGAGTCCGGTCTCCATCCAGCGTCTGACCGAAGAGCTCGGTCGGGCCAACAGCGAGGTCAACGAGCGCGAGGACGTGTCCGAGGACGCCGGCGTGCTCGCGGCGGCCTACGAGAACGACGTCCCCGTCTACTGCCCGGCGTTCCAGGACTCCGTCCTGGGCCTGCAGGCGTGGATGTACTCACAGACCAGCGAGTTCACCGTCGACGCGCTCGCCGACATGACCTCGATTACGGACATCGCCTACGAGGCCGACAGCGCCGGCGCGATGCTCGTCGGCGGCGGCGTCCCGAAGAACTACGTCCTCCAGACGATGCTCGTCTCGCCCGACGCCTACGACTACGCTGTCCAGCTGACGATGGACTCCTCGAACACCGGCGGCCTCTCGGGTGCGACCCTGGAGGAGGCCCGCTCCTGGGGCAAACTCGAAAAGGACGCCCGGAACGTCTCGGTGTACGCCGACGCGACCATCACGCTCCCGCTGGTCGTGGCGGCGGCCCGCGAACGGGCCGGCGAGTAA
- a CDS encoding MGMT family protein has protein sequence MLKGRPADDASMEAPTGDAGIYARESSYLDRYVQLGEAGDRIISLSFPSQPEADAGEDHPLLDRIEEYLQGVEDDFADVTVGLTVPTDQRAVLEAVREIPYGEDASVAQVARMTADLDADDEDDQIQVREALAANPVPLLIPDHRVRDGPSAAPPPVEQKLRAVEGL, from the coding sequence ATGTTGAAGGGCCGACCGGCCGACGACGCTAGTATGGAAGCACCGACCGGTGATGCAGGAATCTACGCCCGCGAGTCGTCGTATCTGGACCGGTACGTCCAGCTGGGGGAGGCCGGCGACCGGATAATCTCGCTGTCGTTCCCGTCCCAGCCCGAGGCCGACGCCGGCGAGGACCACCCCCTGCTGGACCGCATCGAGGAGTACCTCCAGGGTGTCGAGGACGACTTCGCCGACGTCACCGTCGGCCTCACGGTCCCGACCGACCAGCGGGCGGTGCTGGAGGCGGTCCGCGAGATTCCCTACGGCGAGGACGCGTCCGTCGCACAGGTCGCGCGGATGACGGCGGACTTGGACGCCGACGACGAGGACGACCAGATACAGGTCCGAGAGGCCCTGGCCGCCAACCCGGTGCCGCTGTTGATTCCCGACCACCGCGTGCGCGACGGCCCGAGTGCCGCGCCGCCGCCCGTCGAGCAGAAGCTCCGGGCCGTCGAGGGCCTCTAG
- a CDS encoding glycerophosphodiester phosphodiesterase gives MGQTRKGRPERLGVRRRDHHAPAGRGGGPRTGRRVSHARPPPSPSSVTATATVRDSGDTGDEAMTDRATLIAHRGFAGVYPENTELAVEAASSGGPGTDTVHRRADMVEVDVVPTADGTLVAFHDDGLAERDGGERGLTDAEGLVFETDTDTVTGATVLGTGETVPTLETVFEAVPPDVGVNLELKNPGSDDLRPAEPLSQQTLSAQRALWRPYTERVLDLASEYDNEILVSSFYEAALAAVRDYDDSVPVAFLFRDSIEAGLEVTRRYDCEAMHVPRNMVRGTPFFGDDYVDADLRDIDLAAVAADEGRALNVWTVSTWYQARELVRAGVDGLISDYPTVLSFQD, from the coding sequence CTGGGGCAAACTCGAAAAGGACGCCCGGAACGTCTCGGTGTACGCCGACGCGACCATCACGCTCCCGCTGGTCGTGGCGGCGGCCCGCGAACGGGCCGGCGAGTAAGCCATGCACGGCCGCCGCCCTCGCCTTCCTCGGTCACGGCTACTGCGACGGTTCGGGACTCGGGCGACACCGGGGACGAGGCGATGACCGACCGGGCGACGCTGATAGCCCACCGCGGGTTCGCGGGCGTCTACCCGGAGAACACGGAACTGGCCGTCGAGGCCGCCTCGTCCGGCGGGCCGGGGACGGACACCGTTCACCGCCGGGCCGACATGGTAGAGGTCGACGTGGTCCCGACCGCCGATGGCACGCTCGTGGCGTTCCACGACGACGGGCTGGCCGAACGCGACGGCGGCGAGCGCGGCCTGACCGACGCCGAGGGGCTCGTCTTCGAGACCGACACCGACACCGTGACCGGCGCGACCGTCCTCGGGACCGGGGAGACGGTCCCGACGCTCGAAACGGTCTTCGAGGCGGTTCCGCCGGACGTCGGCGTCAATCTGGAGCTGAAAAACCCCGGCAGCGATGACCTCCGCCCTGCCGAACCGCTGTCGCAGCAGACGTTGTCGGCCCAGCGAGCGCTGTGGCGGCCCTACACCGAACGCGTGCTCGACCTCGCCAGCGAGTACGACAACGAGATTCTCGTCTCGTCGTTCTACGAGGCCGCGCTGGCGGCCGTCCGCGACTACGACGACTCGGTCCCGGTCGCCTTCCTCTTTCGAGACAGCATCGAGGCGGGGCTGGAAGTCACCCGCCGGTACGACTGCGAGGCGATGCACGTCCCCCGGAACATGGTTCGGGGAACCCCCTTCTTCGGCGACGACTACGTCGACGCCGACCTGCGCGACATCGACCTCGCGGCGGTCGCCGCCGACGAGGGCCGGGCGCTGAACGTCTGGACGGTCTCCACATGGTACCAGGCCCGGGAACTGGTCAGGGCGGGCGTCGACGGGCTCATCTCGGATTACCCCACGGTGCTGTCGTTCCAGGACTGA
- a CDS encoding SAM hydrolase/SAM-dependent halogenase family protein has protein sequence MITLSSDFGSPYPAAMKGVICRATDARIEDVAHDFPRQDVRVAAFWLTQTLPYFPPAVHCVVVDPGVGTDRGAIVVRAGEHALVGPDNGVLLPVARELAAADGDAADAFEAFTWAYDDPASTTFHGRDVFAPAAAAVHDTGVERVEERPETTPVEEYVDLRFPEPSVDTDGATGEILVVDDFGNAITNVPGDVLDGRFGGTVTVDGVEAPVRRAYAAVDAGQRLVTVGSHGNVELAVNQGRGEDAFGVGTGDEVTLAL, from the coding sequence ATGATTACGCTGAGCTCGGACTTCGGGTCGCCGTACCCCGCGGCGATGAAAGGCGTCATCTGCCGGGCGACGGACGCACGCATCGAAGACGTGGCCCACGATTTCCCGCGACAGGACGTGCGTGTGGCGGCGTTCTGGCTCACGCAGACGCTCCCGTACTTCCCGCCGGCGGTCCACTGCGTCGTCGTCGACCCTGGGGTCGGGACCGACAGAGGCGCTATCGTCGTCCGCGCGGGCGAGCACGCGCTCGTGGGACCGGACAACGGCGTCCTGCTGCCGGTCGCCCGCGAACTGGCCGCGGCTGACGGCGACGCTGCGGACGCGTTCGAGGCGTTCACGTGGGCCTACGACGACCCCGCGAGCACGACGTTCCACGGGCGGGACGTGTTCGCGCCCGCCGCGGCGGCCGTCCACGACACCGGCGTCGAGCGCGTCGAGGAGCGGCCGGAGACGACACCCGTCGAGGAGTACGTCGACCTCCGGTTCCCCGAGCCGTCGGTCGACACCGACGGGGCGACCGGTGAAATCCTCGTCGTCGACGACTTCGGCAACGCCATCACGAACGTCCCCGGCGACGTGCTCGACGGCCGGTTCGGCGGAACGGTCACAGTCGACGGTGTCGAGGCTCCGGTTCGCCGGGCCTACGCCGCGGTCGACGCCGGTCAGCGACTCGTCACGGTCGGCAGCCACGGCAACGTCGAACTCGCGGTCAATCAGGGCCGGGGCGAGGACGCGTTCGGCGTCGGCACCGGGGACGAGGTGACGCTGGCGCTGTGA
- a CDS encoding AzlD domain-containing protein: MATSYDPVALAAAVALIGILTYACRLSFIALFGRLDEIPPGVERLLRFVPAAVLAALVLPSFVTLDAAAFAPDKFIAGALAAGVAWKTEDVFATMATGMGVLWAVRLLF; the protein is encoded by the coding sequence ATGGCGACTAGCTACGACCCCGTTGCGCTCGCCGCCGCCGTCGCGCTCATCGGGATCCTGACCTACGCCTGCCGGCTCTCCTTCATCGCGCTGTTCGGCCGCCTCGACGAGATTCCGCCCGGCGTCGAGCGCCTGCTGCGCTTCGTCCCCGCGGCCGTCCTCGCCGCGCTCGTGCTTCCGTCGTTCGTGACGCTCGACGCCGCGGCCTTCGCCCCCGACAAGTTCATCGCGGGAGCGCTCGCGGCGGGCGTGGCCTGGAAGACCGAGGACGTGTTCGCGACGATGGCGACGGGGATGGGCGTCCTCTGGGCCGTCCGACTCCTGTTCTGA
- the lonB gene encoding ATP-dependent protease LonB: MSDNTDTDATPDPDREATDAGEEASNGGADPDEPASEPSADEPSEDRWAGEGETSETTLGSDVQVDGESELDGDEENLLGGLDIDSTADIEVPDRLVDQVIGQDHARDVIKKAAKQRRHVMMIGSPGTGKSMLAKAMSQLLPREELQDVLVYHNPDDGNEPKVRTVPGGKGEQIVEAHKEEARKRNQMRTFLMWIIIAIVIGYALILVQQILLGILAAGVIYLAFRYGSRGSDAMIPNLLVNNANQKTAPFEDATGAHAGALLGDVRHDPFQSGGMETPSHDRVEPGAIHQANKGVLFVDEINTLDIRSQQKLMTAIQEGEFSITGQSERSSGAMVQTEPVPCDFIMIAAGNLDAMENMHPALRSRIKGYGYEVYMDDTIEDDPEMRRKYARFVAQEVENDGRLPHFTEEAVEELILEARRRAGRKGHLSLKFRDLGGLVRVAGDIARAEDRERTERADVLQAKRRSRSIEQQLADNYIERRKDYELTVNQGDVVGRVNGLAVMGEDSGIVLPVMAEVSPSQGPGQVIATGQLQEMAEEAVQNVSAIIKKFSDEDISEKDVHIQFVQAGEGGVDGDSASITVATAVISALENVPVKQNLAMTGSLSVRGDVLPVGGVTHKIEAAAKSGLDTVIIPEANTQDVMIEDEYEDMIEIIPVSHISEVLEVALAGEAEKDSLVDRLKSITGKALEHEVGRQSGGSPSPQ, from the coding sequence ATGAGCGACAACACCGACACCGACGCGACTCCCGACCCTGACCGGGAGGCAACCGACGCCGGGGAGGAGGCGTCGAACGGCGGGGCCGACCCCGACGAACCTGCCTCCGAGCCCTCGGCCGACGAGCCATCCGAGGACCGATGGGCCGGCGAGGGAGAAACGTCCGAAACGACACTCGGAAGCGATGTCCAAGTCGACGGCGAGTCCGAACTGGACGGAGACGAGGAGAACCTTCTGGGCGGTCTCGACATCGATTCGACCGCCGACATCGAAGTCCCGGACCGACTCGTCGACCAGGTCATCGGACAGGACCACGCCCGTGACGTGATCAAGAAGGCGGCCAAGCAGCGCCGCCACGTGATGATGATAGGCTCCCCCGGGACGGGGAAGTCGATGCTGGCGAAGGCGATGTCCCAACTGCTTCCGCGGGAGGAACTGCAGGACGTTCTCGTCTACCACAACCCCGACGACGGCAACGAACCGAAAGTGCGCACGGTCCCCGGCGGCAAAGGGGAACAGATAGTCGAGGCCCACAAGGAGGAGGCCCGCAAGCGAAACCAGATGCGGACCTTCCTGATGTGGATAATCATCGCCATCGTCATCGGCTACGCGCTGATTCTCGTCCAGCAAATCCTGCTGGGTATCCTCGCGGCCGGTGTCATCTATCTCGCGTTCCGCTACGGCTCGCGCGGTAGCGACGCGATGATTCCGAACCTGCTGGTCAACAACGCCAACCAGAAGACCGCGCCGTTCGAGGACGCCACGGGCGCTCACGCCGGCGCGCTGCTGGGCGACGTCCGCCACGACCCGTTCCAGTCCGGCGGGATGGAGACGCCGAGCCACGACCGCGTCGAGCCCGGCGCCATCCACCAGGCCAACAAGGGCGTGCTGTTCGTCGACGAGATAAACACGCTCGACATCCGCAGCCAGCAGAAGCTGATGACGGCTATCCAGGAGGGCGAGTTCTCGATTACGGGCCAGTCCGAGCGCTCCTCGGGCGCGATGGTCCAGACCGAGCCCGTCCCCTGTGACTTCATCATGATCGCCGCGGGGAACCTCGACGCGATGGAGAACATGCACCCCGCGCTGCGCTCCCGTATCAAGGGGTACGGCTACGAGGTGTACATGGACGACACCATCGAGGACGACCCCGAGATGCGCCGCAAGTACGCCCGGTTCGTCGCCCAGGAGGTCGAAAACGACGGGCGGCTCCCGCATTTCACCGAGGAGGCCGTCGAGGAGCTCATCCTCGAAGCCCGCCGCCGCGCGGGCCGCAAAGGCCACCTCAGCCTGAAGTTCCGCGACCTCGGCGGCCTGGTCCGCGTCGCCGGCGACATCGCCCGCGCCGAGGACCGCGAGCGCACCGAACGCGCGGACGTGCTGCAGGCGAAGCGGCGCTCCCGCTCCATCGAGCAACAGCTCGCGGACAACTACATCGAGCGCCGGAAAGACTACGAGCTCACCGTCAACCAGGGCGACGTGGTCGGCCGTGTCAACGGCCTCGCGGTCATGGGCGAGGACAGCGGTATCGTCCTCCCCGTCATGGCCGAGGTCAGCCCGTCACAGGGTCCCGGCCAGGTCATCGCCACCGGGCAGCTCCAGGAGATGGCCGAGGAGGCCGTCCAGAACGTCTCGGCCATCATCAAGAAGTTCTCCGACGAGGACATCTCCGAGAAGGACGTCCACATCCAGTTCGTCCAGGCCGGTGAGGGCGGCGTCGACGGCGACTCCGCCTCCATCACCGTCGCCACCGCGGTCATCTCCGCGCTGGAGAACGTCCCCGTCAAGCAGAACCTCGCCATGACCGGCTCGCTGTCGGTCCGGGGCGACGTGCTGCCGGTCGGCGGCGTGACCCACAAAATCGAGGCGGCCGCGAAGTCCGGCCTCGACACGGTCATCATCCCCGAAGCGAACACCCAGGACGTGATGATAGAGGACGAGTACGAGGACATGATAGAGATAATCCCCGTCTCGCACATCTCCGAGGTACTGGAGGTCGCGCTGGCCGGCGAGGCCGAGAAGGACTCGCTGGTCGACCGCCTCAAGTCCATCACGGGCAAGGCCCTCGAACACGAGGTCGGCCGGCAGAGCGGCGGCAGTCCGAGCCCCCAATAG
- a CDS encoding AzlC family ABC transporter permease, whose translation MDTSAFRRGARDAVPLLLGIVPFGLVAGIAAVNAGFGLPTAVGLSVVVFAGASQIAALELLRQDTPLSVVVATAVVINLRYLMYSASIAPYFREFTARWKAALAYVLTDQAYALSVASYRSDRPVDRKWYYLGAAVTLWAVWQVTTVAGALLGTGVPDAWGLEFAIPLVFLAILVPAIEDRASAVAAVVGGALAVLGAGLPLNLGLLVGSAVGIAAGVVTERFPEGSDGD comes from the coding sequence ATGGACACTTCCGCGTTCCGCCGCGGTGCCCGAGACGCGGTGCCGCTGTTGCTCGGCATCGTTCCCTTCGGCCTCGTCGCCGGTATCGCCGCCGTCAACGCCGGATTCGGACTCCCGACGGCGGTCGGGCTGTCCGTGGTCGTCTTCGCCGGCGCGTCGCAGATCGCCGCCCTCGAACTGCTCAGGCAGGACACCCCGCTCTCCGTCGTCGTGGCGACGGCGGTCGTCATCAACCTCCGCTACCTGATGTACTCGGCCTCCATCGCGCCGTACTTCCGGGAGTTCACCGCCAGGTGGAAGGCCGCCCTCGCGTACGTCCTCACCGACCAAGCCTACGCCCTCTCCGTGGCCAGCTACCGGTCCGATCGCCCCGTCGACCGCAAGTGGTACTACCTCGGCGCGGCGGTCACGCTCTGGGCGGTGTGGCAGGTCACCACCGTCGCCGGCGCGCTGCTCGGAACCGGGGTCCCCGACGCGTGGGGACTGGAGTTCGCCATCCCGCTGGTCTTCCTCGCCATCCTGGTCCCGGCCATTGAGGACCGGGCGTCAGCGGTCGCGGCCGTCGTCGGGGGCGCACTGGCCGTCCTCGGCGCGGGCCTTCCGCTCAACCTCGGCCTCCTCGTCGGCTCGGCGGTCGGCATCGCCGCCGGCGTGGTCACCGAGCGGTTCCCGGAGGGCTCCGATGGCGACTAG
- a CDS encoding DUF5059 domain-containing protein — protein sequence MPQRRDLLKTVGIAATGLLAGCPADGSSGPNTAADTDTVGRAATAETDGGGESGAAVGPMTAVAAEWNVYRARMFDAVALGRAGAPSAGASVAQSIFARFEGASGEYGTHERLESVSESVYEGFEAALGELQSALSEGDVGAAADAASEASGNLQTAQQSAAGQEAARAFDLLLLGSRASNAVVAAKLGSFEGAATVAEEATVAFEDGLVYSAVESADTEAYEAFESALAGIGDAASSEDAAAVAEQARAALDAAVQGAYAIAPTDSVAGAGHLSAMQARGWDAAALASGGGVGADYAHATTLNTYRARVHDAAWLARAGETATAATMVEDVFAHFERAAAHDALEEADGEAYEGFEAGLSDLSSAIENGDTEGIASAVETVETNLVAGIGALAGGNAPVLQSGFFRARFADARELYRQGNAGRAATLVPDLFARFEENQLDFHETLEETSEDLYHCFEEEHLAGLQSAYENGDDDAVGTHHDGVLAALLEFESTHSAAVASGSGATYMVGLAFDAAATSALGNPDRVASTAQSALAFFESGAAGYHEALEEVNEDLYHRFEDEALGGVISAANDGGDVNAAAKTFADAAIDSVTAVVGSSGGETGASAASIVSDVFAVFENAAVHDELENADAEAYEAYEAALNDYVTSLESGSTDGVTAFADAARTAAFAVVGAVDSAPSGSGGHGGESEATETSLSGGPNVVEGVPDDADHVVDMEAVAYAPEELTVSVGDTVAWEHVGGEPHSVTAVESDLPEGATYWASGGFESDSAAREEWENGEGAVQSGQSYVHTFETAGEHAYVCIPHEAAGMVGTVVVEE from the coding sequence ATGCCACAGAGACGCGACCTGCTGAAGACGGTGGGGATAGCTGCGACCGGACTGCTGGCCGGGTGTCCGGCGGACGGGTCTTCGGGTCCGAACACGGCGGCGGACACCGACACGGTGGGGCGGGCGGCAACCGCGGAGACGGACGGCGGTGGCGAAAGCGGCGCGGCGGTCGGCCCGATGACCGCCGTCGCGGCCGAGTGGAACGTCTACCGTGCGCGCATGTTCGACGCCGTCGCGCTGGGGCGGGCCGGCGCGCCGAGCGCGGGGGCCAGCGTCGCACAGTCCATCTTCGCTCGCTTCGAGGGTGCCTCCGGCGAGTACGGCACACACGAGCGCCTGGAATCCGTCTCCGAGTCCGTCTACGAGGGCTTCGAAGCGGCGCTCGGGGAACTCCAGTCGGCGCTCTCCGAGGGCGACGTGGGGGCCGCGGCCGACGCCGCGAGCGAGGCGTCCGGGAACCTGCAGACGGCCCAGCAGTCCGCCGCCGGGCAGGAAGCGGCGCGGGCCTTCGACCTGCTTCTGCTCGGAAGCCGCGCGAGCAATGCGGTCGTCGCCGCCAAACTCGGCTCCTTCGAGGGGGCCGCGACGGTGGCCGAGGAAGCGACGGTCGCGTTCGAGGATGGCCTCGTCTACAGCGCCGTGGAATCGGCCGACACCGAGGCCTACGAGGCCTTCGAGAGCGCGCTCGCCGGCATCGGCGACGCGGCGAGCAGCGAGGACGCAGCCGCCGTCGCCGAGCAGGCCCGTGCCGCGCTCGACGCGGCCGTCCAGGGGGCTTACGCCATCGCGCCGACCGACTCGGTCGCCGGTGCGGGCCACCTCTCGGCGATGCAGGCCCGCGGCTGGGACGCGGCCGCGCTCGCCTCGGGCGGCGGCGTCGGGGCGGACTACGCCCACGCGACGACGCTGAACACGTACCGAGCCCGCGTTCACGACGCCGCGTGGCTGGCCCGCGCCGGCGAGACGGCTACCGCGGCGACGATGGTCGAGGACGTGTTCGCCCACTTCGAGCGCGCGGCCGCCCACGACGCCCTCGAAGAAGCGGACGGCGAGGCTTACGAGGGATTTGAGGCCGGCCTGTCGGACCTCTCGTCGGCCATCGAGAACGGAGACACCGAGGGCATCGCATCGGCCGTCGAGACGGTCGAAACCAACCTCGTCGCCGGTATCGGGGCGCTGGCCGGCGGGAACGCGCCGGTCCTCCAGTCGGGCTTCTTCAGGGCCCGCTTCGCCGACGCGCGCGAACTGTACCGCCAGGGCAATGCGGGGCGTGCGGCGACGCTCGTCCCGGACCTCTTCGCCCGGTTCGAGGAGAACCAGCTCGACTTCCACGAGACGCTTGAGGAGACCAGCGAGGACCTCTATCACTGCTTCGAGGAGGAGCACCTGGCGGGGCTCCAGTCGGCCTACGAGAACGGCGACGACGACGCGGTCGGGACCCACCACGACGGCGTCCTCGCGGCCCTGCTGGAGTTCGAGTCGACCCACAGCGCCGCCGTCGCCAGCGGGTCCGGCGCGACGTACATGGTCGGCCTCGCCTTCGACGCCGCGGCGACGAGCGCGCTCGGGAACCCCGACCGCGTGGCCTCGACCGCTCAAAGTGCGCTGGCGTTCTTTGAATCCGGGGCCGCCGGCTACCACGAAGCACTGGAGGAGGTGAACGAGGACCTCTACCACCGCTTCGAGGACGAAGCGCTCGGTGGCGTCATCTCTGCTGCGAATGACGGCGGCGACGTCAACGCGGCCGCGAAGACGTTCGCCGACGCGGCCATCGACTCAGTGACGGCCGTCGTCGGGTCGAGCGGCGGCGAGACCGGAGCCAGTGCCGCGAGCATCGTCAGCGACGTGTTCGCCGTCTTCGAGAACGCCGCGGTCCACGACGAACTGGAGAACGCAGACGCCGAGGCGTACGAGGCCTACGAGGCCGCGCTGAACGACTACGTCACCTCGCTGGAGAGCGGGTCGACTGACGGCGTGACCGCGTTCGCGGACGCCGCCCGGACCGCGGCCTTCGCCGTCGTCGGCGCTGTCGATAGCGCCCCGAGCGGGTCTGGCGGCCACGGCGGCGAGTCCGAGGCGACCGAGACGTCGCTGTCCGGCGGTCCGAACGTCGTCGAGGGTGTCCCCGACGACGCGGACCACGTCGTCGACATGGAGGCAGTCGCGTACGCGCCGGAGGAACTCACCGTCAGCGTCGGTGACACGGTCGCCTGGGAGCACGTCGGCGGCGAACCGCACTCGGTCACCGCGGTCGAGAGCGACCTTCCGGAGGGGGCGACGTACTGGGCCTCCGGCGGCTTCGAGAGCGACTCGGCCGCGCGCGAGGAGTGGGAGAACGGCGAAGGCGCGGTCCAGTCCGGCCAGAGCTACGTCCACACGTTCGAGACGGCCGGCGAGCACGCCTACGTCTGCATCCCGCACGAGGCCGCGGGGATGGTCGGCACCGTCGTCGTCGAAGAGTAG